Proteins co-encoded in one Papaver somniferum cultivar HN1 chromosome 5, ASM357369v1, whole genome shotgun sequence genomic window:
- the LOC113282592 gene encoding protein COFACTOR ASSEMBLY OF COMPLEX C SUBUNIT B CCB3, chloroplastic-like codes for MATSSSFLLSRLQTKGLPAASSLSRQRSFSISENSKCLTKSRPCSGLTARYGTYCFLGIAEASNSAEVAIPFLESLQNSLSSSAIPPNVQAEVPHPLSEYMQGLLLLGDLDPATAKVAIGILGPFLSGFGFLFIIRIVMSWYPKLPVGKFPYVLVYAPTEPILNPTRKVIPPLGGVDVTPVVWFALISFLNEILLGPQGLLVLLSQQV; via the exons ATGGCGACCTCTTCTTCATTCCTTCTTAGTCGTCTTCAAACAAAAG gACTCCCTGCAGCTTCATCATTATCAAGACAAAGGAGTTTCAGTATCTCT GAAAACTCAAAGTGTCTTACCAAAAGCAGGCCATGTAGTGGTTTAACAGCCAGATACGGTACATACTGTTTTTTAGGCATTGCAGAAGCATCTAACAGCGCTGAAGTCGCAATCCCATTCTTGGAAAGCTTACAAAACTCATTAAGTTCATCAGCAATTCCACCAAATGTCCAAGCTGAAGTACCACACCCGCTATCTGAATATATGCAGGGATTGCTGTTACTAGGAGATTTGGACCCTGCAACAGCAAAAGTGGCAATAGGAATCTTAGGACCATTTTTATCAGGTTTTGGATTTCTATTCATCATAAGAATAGTCATGTCATGGTACCCGAAACTTCCTGTAGGAAAATTCCCATATGTTTTAGTTTATGCGCCAACAGAACCGATATTGAATCCTACGAGGAAAGTGATTCCACCCCTTGGTGGAGTTGATGTAACACCTGTTGTTTGGTTTGCACTAATCAGTTTCTTGAATGAAATTTTGCTCGGACCTCAAGGGCTTCTAGTTCTTCTTTCTCAACAGGTCTAA